The Panicum hallii strain FIL2 chromosome 5, PHallii_v3.1, whole genome shotgun sequence genome contains the following window.
ATTGGTTTCTCCTCCACCCTGCCGGTTCCGTCATAGAGTTATCTGGCAATGACTTGATCCCGTTCCTTGATTTGCCCATGTGAGGTGTTTGCATGTCTGAACACGGAGCTGGGTGTTGCTAGGTAGCTCAGGGAGTGATCAGAGCAGGCCTTCTTGTTCTGTGATCTTCATTCTGGGGTAGCGAGCATGGTGGAGCTGATCGGAGGAGCCTTGAAGAAAGAGCCGGAAGAGACCGTGGTCGAAATAGACAGCAAAGGGGAGGAAGCCGAGAAGGTggtgaagaagaggaggaggaggaagaaggcatgCGATCCGCACCAGAACCGGGCATGCGTGGATTGCAAGAAGAGGTGTGCCCGGATTCATGGCCGAGCTGCTTCGTCCTGCCCGTCGCCGTCTTCCAGCAAGGCCCGGCCGATCCCGGCAGTGCCGTCCTTCTTCAAGGTCATGATGGGCTACTTCTCCGAGCACATGGTATGGGTTTTTGGCAACTTGGTCGATCTCACTGCGTGTCTGCATTTTTTTTTTCCGAAGGAGTCTGCATTTTTGTTAGGCAATCACTGCTTGCCTGCAGCCTGCGTAGAGTATGCAAGGGTTCTGAAAGATCCCCCAAGCATTTTTTTTTAGAACGACGATCCCCCAAGCATTTCACCTGATAACAGAATTTATCTGGACCATGTGTTCTTTACACATGCAGGATGTACCACCCCCATTTGCCAGGACAATCTTGGACCTGGCAGGCTCCAACATTTATCTCGAAGACGCATTCGGCCTCCGGTGGCGCGTGCGGCTGTGCTTGCGCGACGGCGTCATGTCGTTCGGGCATGGATGGAAGAACTTCGTGCTGGACCATGCCGTCAGCTGCGGCGAGTTCCTGGTGTTCAGGCAGATTGCCAGGTCGGTCTTCACTGTGCAGATGTTTGCCCCATCAGCTGTTGAAAGGCTGTTTCTCTGCGAGGCGAACAAAAGGCAGAGCCGGAAGAGGAAGCCCAGGCAGAAAACTAGCTGTCCGAGTAGTCAAACCGTGAAGATAAGCAGGAACTGCAAGAAGAAACAACGTACCGGTCACCACAATGATCAGATGCCAGATCATGTTTGCTTTGACGATTCTGATGTTCCCAAATCTGCATCTGAACTAAAATATTCAGAAACATCAGGGGGAGTGCCAGAGGTAGGAGTCGCAGAACCACAAGAAGATTCTGAGGCACCTACAGGACATGACTGTAAAGCTCAGGTGGTGTTAGATGGAGAGGCAGAAATAGCAGACGACTGCAGAGTCTTTGAAGAAAAAGAAAGCGAATGCAATGCTAGAATTATACAGCACCTGGTTTCTGATGCTACCGAAATTGAACATGGCGACGGCTTGAATTTGCCGACAAACACTGATGCTATTGGACCTCTTGCTCTGATGGATCTTAATGAAGTGAATATAGATGATATATTTTTGTCAGCTGATATATATGAATTTGAAACTGATATGTGTAATCCAGAAGCATTTTCTGTTGATCTGAATAAGGAAGGGCCTATTACTACTGCCAAAAATTCAGGTTTCAGTTGCCTTGAGGATACCCAACAAAATCACTTTTCTTCTATTGGAGATGATCAGCGTTTTGTGATGCCAGAGACACAATCATGTACAGAAAATAAACAGATGACTGATGCACTAGTAACAGGAACAGGATATGCTTGTGTTGCAGTGCATGACATAGATATCAGCACGTTGCCTGCTAATGAGCCGTCATCATTTGCAAAGGAGAACTCTTCTCCTCCAGCTGATCCTGAAGTGCATTCCAGTGAATGCGTATTAAGTGGTTGCAACAAAGACAATGATTTGCTCTCTTGCAAGGACAGCCAAGCTGAACACAAAGAAGGTTATTATTTTTCCAATCTTTTGTTCTGAACTAGGTGCACGATATTTTCCTTTGTATTTGCATGTTTTTTTATTTGGACTTACTGAGCGACAACAATGCTTACGGATTTGTTCTAGCACACTCTGCAGTGAAGCATGATAAACAGCAAGATGGTCAAGGTAATGAGCAGGATAGCACAGGGCAGAATACTGCTGAAGTCATATCAAGTAGCACAAAGCTTCATGAACATCCTCATGTCTGTCAAAATCTTCATCAAACTGGTATTACAGAATGCTTCCACTTCTTGTTTTTAATTGACATACAATTTATGTCATGAATTTTGATCCAATGTGCAGAAAATAACTCCGATGGCATCCGCAGTGGAACCTCCGAATCAGGTGGTGTTCTTGCACTTGCAGCAAGCAGCAGCAAGTTTTGCATTGCTGTGCCTGCACCTGATCAAACATGGCTTGTAAGTAGCCCTGACCATTTCTTTGACTGATCTGAGCTTACCATTCAGTACTACAGCTCTGAAAGATCTTCGTACAGGAGCTTCCCACTCGACTACCGGTTATACCAAGAACCAAGAAACAGGGAAGGAAGGTTGTGATACTCAAGGACCCATGCATGAGACTCTGGCCCGTGCTGTACCAATGCACCCCAAGGTTCAGTGGCTTCATCACTGGATGGGTTGACATCTGCAGGGAGAACAACCTTCAGGAAGGAGACACCTGCGAGTTCGAGCTCGGCGGCAACTCTGAACTGTCATTCCAAGTGCGCGTGCCCAATTTGCAGTAGCCATTGTTACCCAGCAAGTTGATCATATCAGTCACATTTCATGCCCAAGAAGCATTCCATTAGTAGTTCTTGCCCTAATCATGTAACAAGTAGTAGACTTCTGTTAACATGAAAATGCTACTATTTCTCGTCCATATTTTCCATGTTCAGATTATTCCTAGATGACAAGGAACCAGTGTGCCGCCACTGAGTGACATAACTAACTGGCAAAACTGGCACAGAAGGTAAGGCTTTTTGACAGTTCAGTACACTCTGAAGATGTACTTATATACTGTACATGCTTAAAAACTCTAGGATTTCCTGCCATCCGCGGCTTCTCCTTCGAACAATTCCGACAAGGATTCGGTCACATCATCAGCCGTGTACCTGACGGATGTCCCAACCTTGGGGTGCTTCTGCAGAAACGCGCAGTATGCAGGAACCACCATCTCCGACACGGCATTCCGCAGGGCCGCTCGGAGCGTGGGATCCGGAACCTGGCGGCACACCTCGCTGTCGCGCGCTCTGGTAAACGCGGCGTTGAACTCCGCCAGAATTTTCGCCGGCTTGCCCCTGCCACACACGGGCGTCTCCAGGAGAGCGACGGCCGGCCCCCACGACGACTCGACGTAGCTCGCTACGTGCTGCGCGAGCCGGCCCCGGCGCCGCGCGGCCCACGCATCCCCGAGCAGGGACGCCAcgccgccggcgtcggcggcgcggcTCAGTATGAAGCTGATGTTGTTTGCCAGGAAGAGGTGCCGCGAGCCTCCCGCGTCCGCGCAGGCGACCGCGAGTTTCCGCTGCAGGTTGCGTTCCAGGCCTGCGATCAGCTCCGCGAcgaggccggcggcgagggagccCGCGGGGGCGTCGCGTTCGCCGCCGTCCGCGAGGATCAACTCCAGCGTGGTGCGGTGCCTCGCCAGCAGCTCCACGCAGCTCATGGCTTCGCGTGCCAGCGGGTGGACGCCGCCCGCCGCACTCGGCGTGCGCGGGCAGTCGCCTTGGACCTTGGCCACGACGCCGCTGACCATAAGCTTCATCGCGTCGGCCAATTTGGTGAGGATATCCTGTGTCCGCTCAGCGACGAGCTCCTTGCGCGCCCCGTTGAACAAGAGCAGGAGGCTGGGCGCGGCGTCGCTGAGAGCCTCGTACATGCCGAGCATGTATACGAGCTTCTCGTGCGATGTGATGGAGGTGAACCCGTTGGCGAACTCGAGCAGGATCAGGATGCGGTTCTCTGCGATGGCCAGCAAGTATTCATCCCTGAAACTGTCGAAGGCGCCTGGACTCTGCTCGTACAGCTGCCTCCGCATGGCGACTATGGCCTTCCCGATGATCTTCGTCACCGTCGTCCACCGCTTGATCACGGCCTCCGTCGTCCGCTGCGAGCACTCCACCCGAAGAATTGACAAGAACCTGATCCACATCATGATCATGATCCATCCGTCATGCAAGCATGGCCAATGAAACTGCAAATCCATTGACCAGCAGAAACCAGAAACTTCACCTGTCTAGCACATCGCAGGGAGCGTTCGCGAACGCCCGGAAGAGCTCCTTGGTGCAGCCAGCGCGGACCATCCGAAGGGCGATCTCGTGGAGGACGGACACGCCCGCAGGGCGGACGAGATCGAGCTCATCCCAGACCTCGCCTTCCAACAGGGCCGCGACCTCGTCAGGCACGCCGGAGCTGGCCCTCGACCGGGTCCCGTAGGACGCGTCGACCTCCCCGCCGGAGCTCGCCTCGCTGGTCCTGTCGCCGGCGCTGGGGAAGACCAGCAGCGACATGCCGCTGGACGCCAGCGTGAGCCCGTCGACGGCGACTCGCAGCGGGGAGGCGTCCCAGACCCTGACGCGCAGGAACTCCTCCACCATGCGCAACGCGGCGGCGCCGACGGCGCTgtccaggcggcggcgcgcggacgaGGCCCCGGGGAGCGGGAATGGGTCCTCCTCCGCCAGGAGCAGCACGTCGTCGACCGCGGCGAGGAGGCCCCTGTTGGTGTAGCTCGCGTCCGCGTCCCAGACGCCGGAGTCGGCGCCGGGGGAGCGGGTCCACTGGAGCAGGGCGTGCTCCGCGACGGCGAGCCGTTCCTCCGCGTGCGTCCTCGGCGCGACCGTGACGCCGAACGCCGGCTTCCCGACGGCGGCGCCCATGCTGGACGTAACTCGAGTGGGGGCGGGGTGAGTGGAGCTGGCTCAAGCGAGGGCGCGATATACTATCCGAAGAGAAGATCTGGACCAAGACCTACGCGTCCCGAGGTCGTGAGACGGGCAGGATTGCTGGTCGGGGAATCTTGTTTGGGCTTCACGCGCATCGCTGTGGGATTGAGGTCGCTTCACGCGCATCGCTGTGGGATTGTGGTCGACGGCACGCGGCGGAGGCGAGTACGTACTTCTTTAGCTCCGTCTACCTTGACTACCCGTTGACGCGGAGCTTAATTAGCTCAGTTTGTCAACTCCGCACTTGTTTCTGCAGCCTCCCTTCCGCGTTGGGCTGAATGGAATGGGCCGAACCCGAACCCAAACACTAGACTAGGGACCTGCACTAGACAGACACCCGGCAGCCAGCCTCCACGCCAGGTCGCCGGCGAGGCGGCGACCCTGCTGTCAAATTGGTCACCGTCGCCGCGCCGCGGTGCGCACGTGCGCGTTCGACAAGTTTGTTTGTAGGTTGTAGCAGTGCGCCTTGAGCTGTTTGAAACCCTGGCTAGCGGTAAACCATCCATCGCACGGTCTATCTAGGCACATCTTCTTCTTCccgtcatcttcttcctccggcCCTCCACCCCGGCCAGCGGCTCTCGCCGCCTCACCTCCGCCGTCGACCAAACCACCATCATCGTCGGCCCACCGTCGCCGCTACCGACCTTTTCTCTAGAGCCATCAGCCATTGGAAGTCCGGCAATCCGAAACACTAATTCCGCCACCTCAACCACCGTTCCGCCTGGCGGTGGCCGCTCCCCCCACCTTCCACCTCTCGCCGGCGGCCGTTccacccctccctccttccctaGCTTGCAGAGGCTGGTGTGCACGAGCGGCGGTGCGAGACGAAGCAGCGGCCAACATgagcgaggaagaagaaggatggagccgCACGAATCTCAAACATTGAAAGGTGGATAAAAAGAAATTTCAGAAGATCTATAGGATTGGCGCCGGCTAGCCGCTGATCTATGCAACCTAGCCCCAAAAAATCTTCCCAGGTGGGCCCACGGTCTTCGCGAGTGGGCCAATGGAGCTGGCCCAGTAGTCCAATACTCGCTTTAGTTTCTGGCCTGATGACGTGGACCATGACACACGTTCGTTAACGCCAAGAGAAAAATCACTTTTCCTGATACGCCTCCTGATACACGTTGCTTTCAGCCTCGGTGTGCCTGCATGGCTGGCTGCATCTCTTCTGTTGACAAGTTGTCGGTAGATTAGTCTTGTTCACACCCATGGTTAGACTATCTCCCGCAAATTACTCATCTTCAATATtctatatattttttttctccATTGCCAATAGCGTTTTTTGTATTTTTGATAATGAGCGACATAGCTGACTAGTAATCTTCTGAGTAAAGGGAGATATGTTTTGGCAAACCACCAATTATTTTTTATTATTGGCGATGGAATTGGTAATCTTCTGGAGCACCTTTCATCACCAAAAGAACAGTTTTTTAGTATTAGGGAGAGAAATGAGTAATATCCTGTTAGAGAGGTTTTGCTACCTGGTACTTTCTACACACTGTACACTGTACACACTACACTGTGCAATATCATCAACGAAGAAAAGGAAGGTTCATGCAGATCTCGAGAGGGATAAAATTTATCTGACAGATTCATGCAGCACACCAGTATCAAAGCAGCTCGATCTCGACGATAACTCTGTGTGACAACGCATGCATTCAGGCTTCAGGGTGAAATGTACATGAGCTCGTACATGGTGTCAATCTTACCGGCACGACCTATTTGGGCTACGATTTTCGGCCATCCGCAGCATCTCCTTCGAACAATTCCGATAGCGATTCGGCCACATCGTCAGCCGTGTACCTGGCGGATTTTCCAAGCTTGGGGTGCTTCTGCAGGAACGCGCTGTAAGCAGGAACCACCATCTCCGACACGGCCTTCCGCATGGCCGCCCGGAGCGCAGGATCCGGGACCTCACGGCACGCCTGGCTGCCGTGCGCCTCCTCGAACGCGGCGTTGAATTTCGCGAGCGCTCTCCCCGGCTTGCCGCCGCCACCCACGGCCGCCTCTAGGCGCGCGACGACCGGGCCCCAGGAGGCCTCGAGGTAGCTAGCCGCGTGCTGCTCGAGTCGGCCCCGACGCCGCGCGGCCCACTCGTCCCCGAGCAGA
Protein-coding sequences here:
- the LOC112892936 gene encoding B3 domain-containing protein Os01g0905400-like, encoding MQDVPPPFARTILDLAGSNIYLEDAFGLRWRVRLCLRDGVMSFGHGWKNFVLDHAVSCGEFLVFRQIARSVFTVQMFAPSAVERLFLCEANKRQSRKRKPRQKTSCPSSQTVKISRNCKKKQRTGHHNDQMPDHVCFDDSDVPKSASELKYSETSGGVPEVGVAEPQEDSEAPTGHDCKAQVVLDGEAEIADDCRVFEEKESECNARIIQHLVSDATEIEHGDGLNLPTNTDAIGPLALMDLNEVNIDDIFLSADIYEFETDMCNPEAFSVDLNKEGPITTAKNSGFSCLEDTQQNHFSSIGDDQRFVMPETQSCTENKQMTDALVTGTGYACVAVHDIDISTLPANEPSSFAKENSSPPADPEVHSSECVLSGCNKDNDLLSCKDSQAEHKEVKHDKQQDGQGNEQDSTGQNTAEVISSSTKLHEHPHVCQNLHQTENNSDGIRSGTSESGGVLALAASSSKFCIAVPAPDQTWLELPTRLPVIPRTKKQGRKVVILKDPCMRLWPVLYQCTPRFSGFITGWVDICRENNLQEGDTCEFELGGNSELSFQVRVPNLQ
- the LOC112892932 gene encoding exocyst complex component EXO70A1-like, which produces MGAAVGKPAFGVTVAPRTHAEERLAVAEHALLQWTRSPGADSGVWDADASYTNRGLLAAVDDVLLLAEEDPFPLPGASSARRRLDSAVGAAALRMVEEFLRVRVWDASPLRVAVDGLTLASSGMSLLVFPSAGDRTSEASSGGEVDASYGTRSRASSGVPDEVAALLEGEVWDELDLVRPAGVSVLHEIALRMVRAGCTKELFRAFANAPCDVLDRFLSILRVECSQRTTEAVIKRWTTVTKIIGKAIVAMRRQLYEQSPGAFDSFRDEYLLAIAENRILILLEFANGFTSITSHEKLVYMLGMYEALSDAAPSLLLLFNGARKELVAERTQDILTKLADAMKLMVSGVVAKVQGDCPRTPSAAGGVHPLAREAMSCVELLARHRTTLELILADGGERDAPAGSLAAGLVAELIAGLERNLQRKLAVACADAGGSRHLFLANNISFILSRAADAGGVASLLGDAWAARRRGRLAQHVASYVESSWGPAVALLETPVCGRGKPAKILAEFNAAFTRARDSEVCRQVPDPTLRAALRNAVSEMVVPAYCAFLQKHPKVGTSVRYTADDVTESLSELFEGEAADGRKS